The Rana temporaria chromosome 4, aRanTem1.1, whole genome shotgun sequence genome contains a region encoding:
- the IRS1 gene encoding insulin receptor substrate 1, whose translation MASPTDPPPQDNFSDIKKVGYLRKPKSMHKRFFVLRVASESGLARLEYYENEKKWRHKSGAPKRSIPLESCFNINKRADSKNKHLVALYTKDECFAIAADCEQEQEGWYQALVELHNRGKTHPHHYIEGASNGTHDGINGEDVYGEVNPPGLAFKEVWQVIMKPKGLGQLKNLVGIYRLCLTHRTISLVKLNSDAAAVVLQLMNIRRCGHSENFFFIEVGRSAVTGAGEFWMQVDDSVVAQNMHETILEAMKALSDEFRPRSKSQSSSNCSNPISVPLRRHHLNHPPPSQVGLNRRARTESVTATSPAGGNMKHGSSSFRVRASSDGEGTMSRPASMDSSPVSPSASRAQSHRRTGSSRLHPPLNHSRSIPMPTTRCSPSATSPVSLSSSSTSGHGSTSDCLCPRRSSASVSGSPSDGGFISSDEYGSSPCDFRSSFRSVTPDSLGHTPPAREEDLNNYISMGKSSSLLQRGTQQRCQSSRGEETSDLDKVFRKRTHSSGTSPPTISHQKTPSQSSIEEYTEMMPSYPVRLASFRHSAFVPTYSYPEECLDLHLENNRPNHSDDGYMPMSPGVATVPTKNSDYMPMSPKSVSAPQQIINPRRHSQMDLNGYMMMSPSGSCSPDSCAYSKIWTNGTNPKLSIESNDGKLPCSDYINMSPASGSTTSTPPDCFLNSVEEPSKPVYSYFSLPRSFKLVHRKNEDGNSRVSVNSDHPLYNEESSSSSTSSDSLGGQETLHCRKGESCAQVKSRLMRPTRLSLESSSKASTLPRAREPALPPEPKSPGEYVNIEFSEKAFPGGFISSMHSPPYVQSRVVPQRENISEYMNMDLKHWKAKNSYVSCTPSYKQSCKPANTVCSSDVCSSRPPVRGKPITRDYMSMQQGTICSDYSQLPTARITAKPISPSCKSNYAEMSIGGNPGNLPASPSPGNTTLTETACSSLLGQGSGPSAFTRVSLSPNRNQSAKVVRAGDPQGRRRHSSETFSSTPTTARVNAGPVSGDDVKRHSSASFENVWLRPGDATRRESLQPSDHHHNGLNYIDLDLVKDLSGLEHCNSHQPGITHPSEELSAYASITFHKLEEHRSQAETEE comes from the coding sequence aTGGCTAGCCCTACAGACCCTCCGCCTCAGGACAACTTCTCAGACATCAAGAAGGTGGGCTACCTTAGAAAACCTAAGAGCATGCACAAAAGATTCTTCGTGCTCAGGGTCGCCAGCGAGTCGGGCTTAGCCCGTCTGGAGTATTACGAGAACGAGAAGAAGTGGAGGCATAAGTCGGGGGCCCCAAAGAGGTCCATTCCACTCGAGAGCTGCTTTAATATCAACAAGAGGGCGGATTCGAAGAACAAACATCTGGTGGCTCTGTACACGAAAGACGAGTGCTTTGCCATTGCTGCTGACTGTGAACAAGAACAGGAAGGATGGTACCAGGCATTGGTGGAATTGCATAACAGAGGGAAAACGCACCCCCACCATTACATCGAAGGGGCTTCCAACGGGACGCACGATGGGATAAATGGGGAAGATGTTTATGGCGAGGTCAACCCTCCTGGCCTGGCCTTTAAGGAAGTGTGGCAGGTGATCATGAAACCGAAGGGTTTGGGACAGCTTAAGAATCTTGTTGGAATCTACCGACTGTGCCTGACCCACCGAACCATTAGTTTGGTAAAGCTCAACTCTGATGCAGCGGCTGTGGTACTGCAGCTCATGAACATCCGGAGATGTGGCCATTCAGAGAACTTCTTCTTCATTGAGGTTGGTCGCTCTGCTGTCACGGGGGCTGGTGAGTTCTGGATGCAAGTGGATGACTCTGTGGTGGCACAGAATATGCATGAGACCATCCTAGAAGCTATGAAAGCGCTGAGCGATGAGTTTCGACCAAGGAGTAAAAGCCAGTCTTCATCTAATTGCTCCAATCCAATTTCTGTTCCTCTTAGAAGACATCACCTCAACCATCCGCCACCCAGCCAGGTGGGGCTAAATCGGAGAGCCCGCACCGAGAGTGTCACAGCCACATCTCCTGCTGGAGGAAATATGAAACATGGCTCTTCCTCATTCAGAGTTCGGGCCTCAAGCGATGGAGAGGGCACAATGTCCAGACCTGCCTCAATGGATAGCAGCCCTGTAAGCCCCAGCGCAAGCAGGGCTCAGTCGCATCGGCGCACTGGCAGTTCTCGACTTCATCCACCTCTTAACCATAGTCGCTCCATTCCCATGCCCACAACACGCTGCTCACCCTCAGCCACAAGTCCAGTCAGTTTATCCTCTAGTAGCACCAGTGGGCATGGTTCTACTTCTGACTGCTTGTGTCCTCGAAGATCCAGTGCCTCTGTATCTGGTTCCCCTAGTGATGGTGGCTTTATCTCTTCTGATGAATATGGATCCAGTCCTTGTGATTTCAGAAGCTCTTTTCGTAGTGTGACGCCAGATTCTTTGGGGCACACGCCACCAGCTCGGGAAGAAGACCTCAATAATTACATTAGCATGGGCAAATCCAGTAGTCTCCTTCAAAGAGGCACACAGCAGAGATGCCAGTCAAGTAGGGGTGAGGAGACTTCTGACCTTGACAAAGTTTTCAGGAAGAGGACGCATTCATCCGGCACTTCTCCTCCTACTATTTCCCACCAGAAGACCCCATCCCAGTCATCAATTGAGGAATACACCGAGATGATGCCTTCTTATCCTGTGCGCCTCGCCTCTTTTAGGCACTCTGCTTTTGTGCCCACTTATTCATATCCTGAAGAGTGCCTGGACCTTCACCTGGAAAATAATAGACCAAACCACAGTGATGATGGTTACATGCCTATGTCACCtggtgttgccactgtgcctacTAAAAACAGTGACTATATGCCCATGAGTCCTAAGAGTGTGTCTGCTCCACAGCAGATAATTAATCCAAGACGCCATTCACAGATGGATTTGAATGGTTATATGATGATGTCTCCCAGTGGTAGCTGTTCCCCAGACAGCTGTGCCTACAGTAAGATTTGGACAAATGGAACCAACCCAAAGTTGTCCATAGAGAGCAATGATGGCAAATTGCCTTGTAGTGACTATATAAACATGTCTCCAGCCAGCGGATCCACTACAAGCACACCACCTGACTGCTTTCTCAATTCTGTTGAAGAGCCATCCAAACCTGTTTATTCATACTTCTCTTTGCCAAGGTCTTTTAAGCTTGTTCACAGGAAAAACGAAGATGGTAATTCACGGGTATCTGTTAATTCTGATCATCCTTTATACAATGAagaatcttcttcttcctccacaagTAGTGATAGTCTAGGAGGACAAGAAACCCTGCACTGCAGGAAAGGAGAATCTTGTGCTCAGGTGAAGAGCAGATTGATGAGGCCCACGCGGCTATCATTGGAAAGCAGTAGTAAGGCAAGCACTTTGCCAAGGGCACGGGAGCCTGCTTTACCTCCAGAGCCTAAGAGTCCTGGTGAATATGTCAACATTGAATTTAGTGAGAAGGCCTTCCCTGGGGGTTTTATATCTTCCATGCATTCACCACCTTATGTGCAGAGTCGAGTGGTACCACAGAGAGAAAATATATCTGAATATATGAACATGGATCTTAAGCACTGGAAGGCCAAAAATTCCTATGTCTCCTGTACGCCATCATATAAACAGTCATGTAAACCTGCAAATACAGTGTGCTCTTCTGATGTATGCAGTAGTCGCCCACCTGTACGAGGAAAGCCAATTACAAGGGACTATATGAGCATGCAGCAAGGTACCATATGTTCAGATTACAGCCAGTTACCAACTGCCAGGATCACTGCCAAGCCAATTTCTCCCTCTTGTAAAAGTAATTATGCTGAAATGTCAATCGGTGGGAATCCTGGTAACCTACCTGCTTCACCTTCTCCTGGAAATACAACCTTAACTGAAACGGCTTGCTCCTCTCTTCTGGGCCAGGGCTCTGGCCCCAGTGCATTTACTCGAGTCAGTTTAAGCCCCAACCGCAACCAGAGTGCCAAAGTTGTCAGGGCCGGTGACCCACAGGGCAGGAGGCGACATAGCTCAGAGACCTTTTCTTCTACCCCTACTACAGCCCGGGTAAATGCTGGCCCTGTTTCTGGGGATGATGTAAAAAGACACAGTTCTGCTTCCTTTGAGAATGTTTGGCTGAGGCCAGGTGATGCTACACGGAGAGAATCTTTGCAGCCCTCAGACCACCATCATAATGGCCTCAATTACATTGACCTGGATCTCGTCAAGGATTTGAGTGGACTGGAACATTGTAACTCTCATCAGCCTGGGATCACTCACCCCTCAGAGGAACTGAGTGCTTATGCTAGCATCACTTTCCATAAGTTGGAAGAACATAGGAGCCAGGCAGAAACAGAAG